Proteins encoded within one genomic window of Vanrija pseudolonga chromosome 3, complete sequence:
- the PPP1R3C gene encoding Protein phosphatase 1 regulatory subunit 3C, translating to MLPTVLARLGRQRHLADAAAAILCARTTLLGIPKGNKGARTPLSFLAAARQPLSARYRATWTSDLDNLDRFGLSVGTRKAYPSPPLTPLSDPASLPPVTKVFWASEHKTPSPTVQNDAPRPDLPVHKSPSTSSLLDDDLHWNSFRLSPPRGNSLLAVLGGVRVLRIDAVSVLDRMPYSASAAAAAYRRRESADMDVVDAILRAEEKSTTVPEAPLRRAKSASDVDPLPPSAVASSTAAAGIYVSPPTPTTTAVPASASSAIPSISQVPVLPRSSPSPRGATQALPRTSRSVSPNPSALGITINANVLPEVRSPPRRPVDTLQITSRRSRRPRLFGFTGLGDEIGSAASSAASSPEDPSSPVTATVSLGSVLPRRYNPVRTRSETSLDTLPQAPPPPRQRRGTGLRLDLGNIVAPNISQPVSAGIVQSPYHGVVKKKSGEIVRPALKYVGELLPNGTPADKSRPMFESKSCPTTPSCPKYVHFDSQLEHVKLFLQNQKPLVVSRQGTPTEEMSENEMDEAMAEAAKVLQIRLPNFPSDPPSDADIFLESLFLSETRDALRGKVCVKNIAFEKWVAVRFTFDWWQTTSEVSAAYKESIRGGLYDRFEFSIKLSDLLDRIEEKTLFLCMRYSVPGREIWDSNSGQNYQVLFERRAPESPKYMPKRAVTVPQGMGRARGTNAWSLTGNDNDRMADLRAKLNRLTSEDLELNAPLSPSKKKASRSPRSPRMSPRRAVSSPGAGPGADLPVMSELANRYDFGSALKSSRRNSPPKGQSLELPVATGPSNDFYSPRAHLLNVGGGPVSPISPIPGAPASPLAGPSSPLAGQSSSPLASPVPAAITAARIATSPTSVFAPAPSSPLAHVHAHPGSTDSSPTIRLPSLTSGTSSSSTSLSSVSSITATPTQSPALDRRHVDVTPSDTSSASASPLSPPSDSSFSSSDSFPWSPTSKLERSTDDMNMASYAHFIEQFCWAGGVSSPDTPASTSGTNVRRVHSTSSLDHYFSSPPEAGTPRVFTPTQGLSRSASATGGGTGSTATPSAYRASKASPPTREDLDHVDNAIRSLTSSLTSTPVEGSPVISPAMSRIPSSGGGAVLAA from the coding sequence GCCTACCCCTCACCTCCGTTAACACCCTTATCGGACCCCGCTTCTCTTCCGCCTGTCACAAAAGTCTTCTGGGCCTCGGAACACAAAACCCCCTCACCGACAGTCCAAAACGACGCTCCCCGTCCCGACCTTCCCGTCCAcaagtcgccgtcgacgtcgtcactGTTAGACGACGACCTTCACTGGAACTCATTCCGCCTCTCACCCCCCAGAGGCAACTCTCTTCTTGCAGTGCTAGGCGGTGTCCGCGTCCTGCGCATCGACGCCGTATCCGTCTTGGACAGGATGCCGTACTCTGCCAgtgccgcggctgccgcctACCGCCGTCGCGAGTCGGCCGACATGGACGTCGTTGACGCCATTCTTCGTGCAGAGGAGAAGTCTACGACTGTTCCAGAGGCCCCCCTCCGTCGTGCCAAGTCTGCATCCGACGTCGACCCCTTGCCACCATCAGCGGTCGCATCCTCGACCGCCGCAGCCGGCATTTACGTCTCCCCGCCAACCCCAACAACGACGGCCGTGCCTGCTTCGGCATCGTCCGCGATTCCTTCCATCAGCCAGGTGCCAGTCCTCCCCCGGTCATCCCCATCCCCCCGCGGAGCGACCCAGGCCTTGCCTCGTACCTCGCGAAGCGTTTCGCCCAACCCAAGTGCGCTCGGTATCACCATCAATGCCAACGTCTTGCCCGAGGTCCGCAGCCCGCCACGCAGACCCGTCGACACGCTGCAGATCACTTCTCGCAGATCCAGACGCCCACGTCTGTTTGGTTTCACCGGCCTTGGTGACGAGATCGGATcggccgccagctcggccgctAGCTCACCAGAGGACCCTTCGTCACCAGTGACTGCCACAGTATCCCTCGGCTCGGTCCTCCCTCGTCGTTACAACCCTGTTCGCACCCGCAGCGAGACGTCTCTCGACACCCTCCCTCAggcaccccctcccccacgccagcgccggggCACCGGCCTCAGGCTCGACCTGGGCAACATTGTGGCCCCAAACATCTCGCAGCCCGTCTCGGCCGGCATCGTTCAGTCACCATACCACGGTGTCGTCAAGAAGAAGAGCGGCGAAATCGTCCGCCCAGCTCTCAAGTATgttggcgagctgctgcctAACGGCACTCCTGCCGACAAGTCGCGCCCCATGTTCGAGTCCAAGTCTTGTCCCACAACCCCATCGTGCCCCAAGTACGTGCACTTTGACagccagctcgagcacgtcaaGCTCTTCCTCCAGAACCAGAAGCCTCTGGTCGTTTCTCGCCAGGGAACGCCGACCGAGGAGATGTCGGAGaacgagatggacgaggcgatggccgaggccgccaaggttCTCCAGATCCGCCTGCCCAACTTCCCCTCCGACCCACCATCTGATGCCGACATTTTCCTCGAGTCGTTGTTCCTTAGCGAGAcccgcgacgcgctccgcgGCAAGGTTTGCGTCAAGAACATTGCGTTTGAGAAGTGGGTCGCTGTTCGCTTCACCTTCGACTGGTGGCAGACAACGTCCGAGGTCTCGGCAGCCTACAAGGAGAGCATCCGTGGCGGCTTGTACGACCGTTTCGAGTTCAGCATCAAGCTGTCGGACCTTCTCGACCGCATCGAGGAGAAGACGCTGTTCCTCTGCATGCGCTACTCGGTCCCTGGTCGTGAGATCTGGGACTCGAACAGTGGCCAGAACTACCAGGTCCTCTTTGAGCGCCGTGCGCCAGAGTCACCGAAGTACATGCCCAAGCGCGCGGTGACTGTCCCCCAGGGAATGGGCCGTGCGCGTGGCACTAACGCCTGGAGCCTCACTggcaacgacaacgaccgcATGGCCGATCTccgcgccaagctcaaccGCCTCACTtccgaggacctcgagctcaacgCGCCCCTCTCTCCTTCCAAGAAGAAGGCATCGCGCAGCCCTCGCTCACCCCGCAtgtcgccccgccgcgccgtctcTTCCCCTGGCGCAGGTCCGGGAGCCGACCTGCCCGTGATGTCCGAGCTCGCCAACCGCTACGACTTTGGGTCTGCGCTCAAGTCTAGCCGCCGCAACTCGCCTCCAAAGGGCCAGAGCTTGGAACTTCCCGTCGCCACCGGCCCATCAAACGACTTCTACTCACCTCGCGCTCACTTGTTGAACGTTGGTGGTGGACCCGTCTCGCCCATCTCCCCTATCCCTGGCGCTCCGGCCTCCCCCCTCGCCGGCCCATCCTCTCCTCTCGCTGGCCAGTCATCTTCCCCCCTGGCCAGCCCCGTGCCCGCCGCTATCACAGCTGCTCGCATCGCCACATCACCTACCTCTGTCTTTGCCCCCGCCCCATCGTCACCGCTTGCCCACGTGCACGCGCACCCTGGCAGCACAGACTCGAGCCCGACGATCCGCCTGCCGTCTCTCACGAGTGGCACCAGCAGCTCATCAacgtcgctctcgtcggtcTCCAGCATCACGGCGACCCCCACCCAGTCACCTGCTCTCGACCGTCGCCACGTTGACGTGACGCCATCCGACACgagctcggcttcggcttctcCCCTGTCGCCGCCTTCAGACTCGTCGTTTTCATCGTCGGACTCGTTCCCCTGGTCGCCAACGTCCAAGCTGGAGCGCAGCACGGACGACATGAACATGGCCAGCTATGCTCACTTTATCGAGCAGTTTtgctgggcgggcggtgtCTCCTCCCCCGACACGCCtgcgtcgacgagcggcacCAACGTTCGCCGGGTACACTCTacgtcgtcgctcgaccaCTACTTCTCATCGCCTCCCGAAGCCGGCACCCCACGTGTGTTCACTCCCACACAAGGCCTGAGCCGCAGTGCGAGCGCCACAGGAGGAGGCACAGGTTCGACGGCCACGCCAAGCGCGTACCGGGCGTCCAAGGCGAGCCCGCCTACTCGCGAGGATCTCGACCACGTGGACAACGCCATCCGGTCGCTCACAAGCTCCCTTACGAGCACACCCGTCGAGGGCAGCCCCGTCATCAGCCCGGCTATGAGCCGCATCCCCTCTTctgggggcggcgccgtgctcgccgcgtaG
- the SPBC56F2.08c gene encoding Pumilio domain-containing protein: MSAPPPHHLAPGEATTPTRREGRTPPPAPSAAYAKRAREIIEDATGMPLPPLGGTVENAPSAGRRPRAGTLPSSFNEARHEGTGVPASVTPPDDGAPRRTSALSPADRPGLRHTHTTSTADALEIRPRSGSTSEVSNAFASSPFSNAWLSAPGLVSAAPGQGRSPLGFGHGLGGAGPVGGERGDRTEELLDHHAGVPHDDGGLNFSTLDYLGLADSGGGDLPPASISELRNQHRRAIDAHGPASRIRASTVSNVARTYRPSVTQFGIGDDTPDSLLVSALDQVSLYDQLLPAAPLGLFPSPNLLGATSRDGAHNRQRATTIGALDNPLRRAGGSNGPGGFLSSIPQSPLQGDYTSHLFMDTRFGYPPRSRSDRDLTRSRDSSNTRAPRLSISSGTSRTGTPDNAGGAGASTPQVPTRSLWIGNLDVNATSEALLRVFAPYGAIESLRMLPEKTCAFVNFMDKADAVRARDDVLNRLGGHVAELAETAPVRIGFGKIDSAPTGPPTSSVAAAPPGLVFTNGSVTITQPAAGLSASSALGPLGDGSDQSALPTRALWIGSIPSSTSSATLLQIFSPFGPVESARVLTHKSCGFVNFERLDSAISARNALNGRDILGSDVGAIRIGFARVPTKSPVIGGPEAEVTAGSPSKLGEGLNTVRGATAVSTEQQLSAEGGGVENYRSQLVLDLVKQGVHDQVIEKGLAQDGAVSEQQMIMQVLSGGRREEDADVRAAAEVRPPVTYYTMIPVIGDRQNTRRFDVARLRELRKRLDSGNATQEEIDSITRDLLEDSADLASDYIGNTIIQKLFERTAPALRRAMLERIAPHLAMIGIHKNGTWAAQKIIECSTTDEERALVTHNLRPFAPPLMCDSLGNYVCAGTLRFGAPYSDYVYDAMIDRMWDIAQNRFGARCMRTCLESPHTSLYSKKRIATGIILNSIPLATNPNGALLLTWLVEQSNLPGRYGLLANRFAPHVAHLCTHKLASLTVLRIINQTTEVAAAQTLISTIFHSPNDQNLIEILSDASNGSQVIGKILAVSSISTDEKPKLLEAVRRVLPNIKASSTPPYRRLLEEVGLPVPAGPTYARPPNNQQNVGGWQQPGAYGVPGNPYGQPFPNPGFPQPLGQALSPLLMPQNMALGPAHALRANSQSPNSNGSPRTPQQRQRGRLSPVSQMMSPGSDPFNPFASPSIDLPYVGPPSGGMRVASGLAAQPMAFEAQPNIGGLGIMPNQAYYPQGGPGMYAGAGFQ, from the exons AtgtccgccccgcccccgcaccacctcgcaccAGGCGAAGCGACCACGCCCACTCGCCGCGAAGGCCGCACACCGCCCCCGGCCCCGAGCGCGGCCTATGCCAAGCG AGCTCGTGAGATCATCGAAGACGCAACCGGCATGCCCCTACCCCCACTAGGCGGAACTGTTGAgaacgcgccgagcgcaggACGGAGGCCACGCGCAGG AACGCTGCCATCATCATTCAACGAGGCACGTCACGAAGGCACTGGAGTACCCGCGTCCGTCACGCCGCCAGATGACGGAGCGCCCAGGCGTACATCGGCGCTCTCGCCGGCGGACCGCCCCGGTCTCCGACACACCCACACGACGAGTACCGCCGACGCTCTCGAGATTCGTCCCCGTTCAGGCTCCACTAGTGAGGTCAGCAACGCATTTGCGTCGAGCCCCTTTAGCAACGCGTGGCTCTCGGCTCCAGGCCTCGTGTCTGCCGCGCCAGGACAAGGCCGCTCGCCCCTCGGATTTGGTCACGGTCTAGGAGGTGCCGGTCCTGTGGGTGGAGAGCGCGGAGATCGCACAGAGGAGCTTCTCGATCACCACGCCGGCGTCCCCCATGATGACGGCGGCCTCAACTTTAGCACCCTCGACTACCTAGGCCTCGCCGACTCGGGTGGAGGCGACCTGCCCCCTGCATCCATCTCCGAGCTTAGGAAtcagcaccgccgcgcaATCGACGCCCACGGCCCAGCTTCCCGCATTCGTGCGAGCACCGTTTCCAACGTTGCTCGCACCTACCGCCCCAGCGTGACCCAGTTTGGcatcggcgacgacacgccagACTCGTTGCTCGTATCCGCCCTCGACCAGGTCTCGCTCTACGACCAGCTACTCCCTGCAGCGCCACTGGGACTTTTCCCAAGCCCAAACTTGTTGGGGGCCACGTCGCGTGATGGTGCCCATAACCGACAGCGTGCGACGACCATTGGGGCGTTGGACAAccctctgcgccgcgctggcgggaGCAACGGCCCCGGAGGCTTCCTCTCCAGCATCCCTCAGTCACCGCTCCAGGGCGACTACACTTCGCACCTCTTCATGGACACTCGCTTCGGCTACCCTCCCCGTTCCAGGAGCGACCGCGACTTGACTCGCTCGCGAGACAGCAGTAACactcgtgcgccgcgcctgTCCATTTCCTCAGGCACCAGCCGCACGGGCACACCAGACAATGCGggtggcgcgggcgcgagcaCGCCTCAGGTTCCGACGCGGTCCCTCTGGATCGGCAATCTTGACGTCAATGCCACCAGCGAGGCCCTCCTTCGTGTCTTCGCTCCGTATGGCGCGATTGAGAGCTTGCGCATGCTTCCAGAGAAGACGTGCGCGTTTGTCAACTTCATGGACAAGGCGGACGCCGTCCGCGCGAGggacgacgtgctcaacCGCCTCGGAGGCcatgtcgccgagctcgcagaGACTGCCCCCGTCCGCATTGGATTCGGAAAGATTGACTCGGCCCCGACTGGACCACCTACCAGCTCGGTCGCGGCTGCTCCACCCGGCCTCGTGTTCACGAATGGTTCGGTCACCATCACACAGCCAGCCGCCGGTCTTTCCGCCAGCTCTGCATTGGGCCCTCTCGGCGATGGCAGCGACCAAAGTGCTCTTCCCACGCGTGCCCTCTGGATTGGCAGCATCCCGTCGAGCACCTCTTCTGCGACTCTACTCCAAATCTTCTCGCCATTTGGCCCAGTGGAGTCCGCCCGCGTATTGACACACAAATCTTGCGGCTTTGTCAACTTTGAGCGTCTGGACAGCGCCATTTCGGCTCGGAACGCCCTCAATGGTCGAGACATCTTAGGGTCTGATGTCGGCGCCATCCGCATCGGGTTTGCTCGCGTGCCAACAAAGTCGCCCGTCATCGGAGGACCCGAAGCCGAGGTCACTGCCGGCTCGCcctccaagctcggcgaAGGCCTCAACACTGTCCGTGGCGCGACAGCTGTCAGCACGGAGCAGCAGTTGAGTGCcgagggcggtggcgtcGAAAACTACCGCtcgcagctcgtcctcgacttGGTCAAGCAGGGTGTCCACGACCAGGTCATTGAGAAGGGCCTGGCTCAGGACGGTGCCGTCAGTGAGCAGCAGATGATCATGCAGGTGCTCAGCGGCGGTCGCCGCGAAGAGGATGCCGACGTCCGCGCTGCGGCCGAGGTTCGCCCCCCTGTCACCTACTACACGATGATTCCCGTCATTGGTGACAGACAGAACACACGCCGATTCGACGTTGCCCGCCTGCGCGAACTGCGCAAGCGCCTCGACTCTGGCAACGCTACCCAGGAGGAGATCGACAGCATCACCCGCGACCTTCTCGAGGACAGTGCAGACTTGGCGTCCGACTACATTGGTAACACCATCATCCAGAAGCTCTTCGAGCGCACCGCCCCGGCCCTTCGTCGCGCCATGCTCGAGCGTATCGCCCCTCACCTGGCCATGATCGGTATCCACAAGAACGGCACTTGGGCAGCTCAGAAGATTATCGAGTGCAGCACGACCGATGAGGAGAGGGCTCTCGTGACGCACAACCTGCGCCCGTTCGCTCCTCCGCTCATGTGCGACTCACTCGGAAACTACGTCTGCGCGGGCACCTTGAGATTTGGCGCACCCTACAGCGATTACGTGTACGACGCAATGATTGACCGCATGTGGGACATTGCTCAGAACCGCTTCGGTGCTCGTTGCATGCGCACCTGCCTCGAGTCGCCGCACACGTCGCTGTACTCCAAGAAGCGCATCGCCACTGGCATCATCTTGAACTCAATTCCCTTGGCAACCAACCCCAACGGAGCTCTCCTGCTCACgtggctcgtcgagcagtcCAACCTTCCGGGCCGCTACGGTCTCCTTGCCAACCGCTTTGCCCCGCATGTGGCACACTTGTGTACTCATAAGCTGGCCTCGTTAACAGTTCTGCGCATCATCAACCAGAccaccgaggtcgccgcAGCACAGACGCTCATCTCGACCATCTTCCACTCGCCCAACGACCAGAACCTGATAGAGATCCTCTCGGATGCTTCAAACGGCTCTCAGGTGATCGGCAAGATCCTTGCTGTTAGCTCAATCTCGACCGACGAGAAGCCCAAGCTCTTGGAAGCTGTTCGCAGGGTGCTGCCCAACATCAAGGCTTCTAGCACTCCACCCTACCGCCGactgctcgaggaggtcggcctTCCTGTCCCCGCGGGCCCTACCTACGCCCGTCCGCCCAACAACCAGCAGAATGTTGGCGGGTGGCAGCAGCCCGGCGCCTATGGAGTTCCTGGCAACCCGTATGGCCAGCCTTTCCCCAACCCTGGCTTCCCGCAGCCGCTCGGACAGGCTCTCAGCCCGCTGTTGATGCCTCAGAACATGGCACTTGGACCTGCCCACGCCCTGCGGGCCAACTCTCAGAGCCCCAACTCAAACGGCTCGCCCCGGACCCCTCAGCAGCGCCAGAGGGGTCGTCTGAGCCCAGTGAGCCAGATGATGAGCCCTGGTTCAGATCCTTTCAATCCA TTTGCTTCACCTAGCATCGACCTGCCCTACGTTGGTCCCCCCAGCGGAGGCATGCGCGTTGCCTCGGGCCTTGCAGCGCAGCCCATGGCGTTTGAAGCGCAGCCGAACATTGGCGGTCTTGGCATCATGCCCAACCAGGCGTACTATCCTCAAGGAGGA CCTGGAATGTACGCAGGGGCAGGCTTCCAGTAA
- the cdc42 gene encoding Cell division control protein 42: MQTIKCVVVGDGAVGKTCLLISYTTNKFPSEYVPTVFDNYAVTVMIGEDPYTLGLFDTAGQEDYDRLRPLSYPQTDVFLVCFSVTSPASFENVKEKWFPEVHHHCPGVPCLIVGTQVDLRDDQGHLDKLARQKQRPISPEQGERLAKELGAVKYVECSALTQRGLKNVFDEAIVAALEPPVVRPKKPKCVVL, translated from the exons ATGCAGACCATCAAATGTGTGGTCGTCGGTGACGGTGCCGTCGGCAA GACCTGTCTGCTCATCTCGTACACGACCAACAAGTTCCCATCAGAGTATGTCCCCACCGTGTTCGACAACT ACGCCGTCACTGTCATGATTGGCGAGGACCCCTACACCCTTGGACTGTTCGACACTGCAGGACAGGAGGACTACGATCGTCTGCGACCCCTCTCGTACCCCCAGACAGATGTTTTCCTCGTCTGCTTCAGCGTAACCTCGCCCGCATCGTTTGAGAACGTCAAGGAAAAGTGGTTCCCCGAagtccaccaccactgccccGGTGTCCCCTGCCTCATTGTCGGAACGCAGGTCGACTTGCGCGATGACCAGGGACACCTCGACAAGCTTGCCCGCCAAAAGCAGCGGCCCATCAGCCccgagcagggcgagcgTCTTGCaaaggagctcggcgccgtcaagTACGTCGAGTGCTCGGCTCTCACCCAGCGCGGCCTTAAGAACGTCTTTGACGAG GCCattgtcgccgccctcgaaCCACCGGTCGTTAGGCCCAAGAAGCCCAAGTGCGTCGTCCTCTAA
- the SPBC119.15 gene encoding GPN-loop GTPase 1, with protein MAETTSQPIASATQSKATAPEAAATAAAPEAGPSTTGQKEPVVVLVIGMAGSGKTTLMQRLNSYLHSKDQPPYILNLDPAVSHMPYSANIDIRDTVDYKEVMKQYNLGPNGGIMTALNLFTTKFDQVLGFVEKRAQSVDYVLVDTPGQIEIFTWSASGAIITDAIASSLPTVVAYIVDTPRTTSPATFMSNMLYACSILYKTRLPFILVFNKIDVEPHDFALEWMADFEKFQEALAERGRDENGENYMNSLMNSMSLVLEEFYNDIRAVGVSAMTGQGMKEFFAAVEEGRKEYEADYRPELERLKQEKDAKAEAAKQAHLERMMKDMGVDKAPKGNPFGPHPRNEREDRYMDDEGGDSEDERIDRQQEAEEEADDHPEVAPEDDDVMQYGGHDEGMGVWPRPQ; from the exons ATGGCAGAGACAACATCACAGCCCATCGCATCGGCTACTCAGTCCAAGGCCACAGCGCCCGAGgcagccgccaccgccgcggcgccagaggCAGGACCCTCAACCACTGGACAGAAGGAGCCGgtcgttgtcctcgtcatcggcatGGCTGGATCG GGCAAGACCACCCTTATGCAGCGTCTCAACTCGTACCTCCACTCCAAGGACCAGCCGCCGTAcatcctcaacctcgaccctGCCGTCAGCCACATGCCCTACTCTGCCAACATAGACATTCGGGACACGGTCGACTACAAGGAGGTCATGAAGCAGTACAACCTCGGTCCCAACGGTGGTATCATGACGGCTTTGAACCTCTTCACGACCAAGTTTGACCAGGTGCTCGGCTTTGTGGAGAAGCGCGCGCAGAGCGTCGA CtacgtcctcgtcgacacgcCCGGACAGATTGAGATCTTCACCTGGTCGGCGTCCGGCGCTATCATCACAGAcgccatcgcctcgtcgctgcccacGGTTGTTGCGTACATTGTCGACACGCCccgcacgacgtcgcccgcAACGTTCATGAGCAACATGCTGTACGCCTGCTCGATCCTGTACAAGACGCGCCTGCCATTCATCCTCGTGTTCAACAAGATTGATGTCGAGCCACACGACTTTGCGCTCGAGTGGATGGCCGACTTTGAAAAGTTCcaggaggcgctcgccgagcgtggCCGCGACGAGAACGGCGAGAACTACATGAACTCGCTGATGAACAGCATGTCGCTCGTTCTGGAGGAGTTCTACAACGACATTCGCGCCGTCGGTGTCAGTGCCATGACAGGCCAGGGCATGAAGGAGTTCttcgcggccgtcgaggagggcaggAAGGAGTACGAGGC CGACTACCGGCCAGAACTCGAGCGCCTCAAGCAGGAGaaggacgccaaggccgaggcggccaagcagGCTCACCTCGAGCGCATGATGAAGGACATGGGCGTCGACAAGGCACCCAAGGGTAACCCCTTCGGCCCGCACCCCCGaaacgagcgcgaggaccggtacatggacgacgagggaggaGACTCGGAGGACGAGAGGATAGACCGTCAGCAggaggcagaggaggaggcggacgaccaccccgaggtcgcgcccgaggatgacgacgtcATGCAGTATGGAGGGCATGACGAGGGTATGGGAGTGTGGCCCCGGCCTCAGTAG
- the GUK1 gene encoding Guanylate kinase, with product MSHVSPLVVDRPLVICGPSGTGKSTLLKALFAKYPGEFGFSVSHTTRNPRAGEENGREYHFVTRDEFKARVDNNEFLEWAEFGGNCYGTTFAALRGLAPKRCILDIDLQGVKQLHVAGPQQAPPLEPVFLFLSPPSVGHLKDRLAGRGTETEESTRKRLAAAKAEIEHALTGAHDIVIVNDDVERAGALLEAVALGTDGWDKVGDDLPELKVHEL from the exons atgtcGCACGTCTCGCCCCTTGTTGTTGACCGT CCCCTCGTCATCTGCGGCCCCTCGGGCACGGGCAAGTCGACGCTCCTCAAGGCCCTCTTCGCCAAGTACCCCGGCGAGTTTGGCTTCTCCGTCTCGCACACGACGCGTAACCCccgcgcgggcgaggagaaCGGACGCGAGTACCACTTTGTCACGCGCGACGAGTTCAAGGCGCGTGTCGACAACAACGAGTTCTTGGAGTGGGCCGAGTTTGGCGGTAACTG CTACGGCACGACcttcgccgcgctccgcggcctcgcgcccAAGCGCTGCATCCTCGACATCGATCTGCAGGGCGTCAAGCAGCTGCACGTCGCCGGCCCTCAGCAGGCGCCGCCCCTCGAGcccgtcttcctcttcctcagCCCCCCGTCCGTCGGCCACCTCAAggaccgcctcgccggccgcggcaccgagaccgaggagagCACGCgcaagcgcctcgcggccgccaaggctgaGATCGAGCACGCCCTCACCGGCGCCCACGACATTGTGAtcgtcaacgacgacgtcgagcgtgccggcgccctccttgaggcgGTCGCACTCGGCACTGACGGCTGggacaaggtcggcgacgacctccccgagctcaaggtcCACGAGCTCTAG